One segment of Vigna radiata var. radiata cultivar VC1973A unplaced genomic scaffold, Vradiata_ver6 scaffold_209, whole genome shotgun sequence DNA contains the following:
- the LOC106754671 gene encoding ABSCISIC ACID-INSENSITIVE 5-like protein 2 yields MGTQTMGSQGGGKDSNGKQSQVQPLVRQNSMYSLTLDEVQNQLGDLGKPLSSMNIDELLKNVWTVEAGQTAGMDNESAAQAGQAALQRQASLSLTGALSKKTVDEVWRDIQQNKANEEKMFCDRQPTLGEMTLEDFLVKAGVVTETSSNPKNAGTVSTPVAVAVPVPVPVPIDSNVAVPPQFPSQGQWIQYPPVQYQHPQQSLMQIYMPGQGMAQPIHMGPGASLDVSFADGQVAMPSPMMGTMSDSHTPGRKRTTPEDMMEKTVERRQKRMIKNRESAARSRARKQAYTNELENKVSRLEEENEMLRKRQEIEKMLPSTPPPEPKYQLRRIGSAPF; encoded by the exons ATGGGGACCCAAACGATGGGATCTCAAGGTGGTGGTAAAGACAGTAATGGAAAACAGTCACAAGTCCAGCCCCTGGTGCGGCAAAACTCAATGTACAGTCTCACACTGGATGAGGTTCAGAATCAATTGGGTGATCTAGGGAAGCCGCTTAGCAGTATGAACATTGATGAGCTTCTGAAAAATGTGTGGACTGTTGAGGCAGGCCAGACAGCTGGTATGGACAATGAAAGCGCGGCACAAGCTGGTCAAGCTGCTCTCCAGCGTCAGGCTAGTCTGTCACTGACTGGTGCTCTGAGCAAGAAGACGGTGGATGAGGTTTGGAGAGATATCCAACAAAACAAAGCCAATGAGGAGAAGATGTTCTGTGACAGACAGCCTACTTTGGGAGAAATGACATTGGAGGACTTCTTGGTGAAAGCAGGAGTTGTTACAGAAACATCTTCTAACCCAAAGAATGCTGGTACTGTATCCACACCAGTAGCAGTAGCAGTACCAGTGCCAGTGCCAGTACCGATCGATTCAAATGTGGCAGTACCACCACAGTTTCCTTCACAAGGACAGTGGATACAATATCCACCAGTGCAATATCAGCATCCACAGCAAAGTTTGATGCAGATTTATATGCCTGGTCAGGGTATGGCACAACCAATACACATGGGGCCTGGAGCTTCATTGGATGTTTCGTTTGCAGATGGCCAGGTTGCAATGCCATCTCCTATGATGGGAACAATGTCGGATTCACATACTCCTGGAAGAAAAAGGACCACTCCCGAGGACATGATGGAGAAAACTGTTGAGAGGAGACAGAAAAGGATGATAAAAAATCGTGAATCTGCTGCTCGTTCAAGAGCAAGGAAACAG GCATACACAAATGAATTGGAGAATAAAGTCTCCCGTCTagaagaggaaaatgaaatGCTGAGGAAACGACAG GAGATAGAGAAGATGTTGCCAAGTACACCACCTCCCGAGCCTAAGTATCAACTTCGCCGAATAGGATCAGCTCCTTTCTGA